Proteins encoded within one genomic window of Sphingomonas cannabina:
- a CDS encoding TetR/AcrR family transcriptional regulator: MATSKTGPSKPAKRGEPLRERVIDAAERLLREGKAEFSMRDLASEADVSFATPFNQFGSKGAIMHALSGRRINAMIERFDAAPPLENAVDRVMSAVDVAAAVMLEEPDVNRAVMGWLGTATSSPGTVLAHSTTLWARALGDGEGLAANRREVAIRTLPEQLAFTFRGVLSFWTAGELSDDALAPSAHKIASTLLLGFVD; encoded by the coding sequence ATGGCCACGAGCAAGACTGGACCATCCAAGCCTGCCAAAAGAGGCGAGCCGCTGCGCGAGCGCGTGATCGATGCAGCCGAGCGTCTGCTTCGCGAAGGCAAGGCAGAGTTCTCGATGCGCGACCTAGCCTCCGAGGCAGACGTCAGCTTCGCGACGCCGTTCAATCAGTTCGGCAGCAAGGGCGCGATCATGCACGCGCTGTCCGGGCGGCGGATCAATGCCATGATCGAGCGCTTCGACGCGGCGCCGCCTCTTGAAAATGCCGTCGACCGCGTGATGTCGGCTGTCGATGTGGCAGCGGCGGTGATGCTCGAGGAACCGGACGTGAACCGGGCTGTGATGGGCTGGCTCGGCACGGCGACTTCGTCCCCCGGTACGGTGCTGGCGCACTCGACGACATTATGGGCACGCGCGCTGGGCGATGGTGAGGGGCTCGCTGCGAACAGGCGCGAGGTGGCAATCCGTACGCTGCCGGAGCAGCTCGCGTTCACCTTCCGGGGCGTGCTGTCCTTCTGGACCGCGGGCGAGCTGTCGGACGATGCGCTAGCTCCTAGTGCGCACAAGATCGCGAGCA
- a CDS encoding oxidoreductase: protein MIAPNPKTFLITGVSSGLGRAFAAEALEAGHQVVGTVRHDDDAANFAALAPGRAHPLLLDITDYDAIPAAVVDTEREAGPIDVLVNNAGYGHEGVLEESSIEDLRRQFAANVFGPVAMIKAVLPGMRGRRHGHIINVTSMGGFITMPGISFYCGSKFALEGISEALGKEVAGFGIKVTTLAPGQFRTDWAGRSMDRTPRSIADYDAVMDPIRSARQAKSGKQPGDPARAARALLTIVEAPNPPVRLFLGEDALALVEQKLDAMRAELADWDALSRSTGFPL, encoded by the coding sequence GTGATTGCCCCCAATCCCAAGACATTCCTGATCACCGGCGTCAGCTCAGGCCTGGGCCGCGCCTTCGCCGCCGAGGCCCTTGAGGCCGGGCACCAGGTCGTTGGCACGGTGCGCCACGACGACGACGCCGCGAATTTCGCCGCGCTCGCACCCGGCCGCGCGCATCCACTGCTCCTGGACATCACCGACTACGATGCCATTCCGGCGGCGGTCGTCGATACCGAGCGTGAGGCCGGCCCCATCGACGTGCTGGTCAACAATGCCGGCTATGGTCACGAAGGCGTGCTCGAGGAGTCGTCCATCGAGGATCTCCGGCGCCAGTTCGCCGCCAACGTGTTCGGGCCGGTGGCGATGATCAAGGCGGTGCTGCCCGGGATGCGGGGTCGCCGGCATGGCCATATCATCAATGTGACGTCGATGGGCGGCTTCATCACCATGCCCGGCATCAGCTTCTATTGCGGAAGCAAGTTCGCGCTCGAGGGTATCTCGGAGGCGCTCGGCAAGGAAGTGGCCGGCTTCGGGATCAAGGTGACGACACTGGCGCCAGGTCAGTTCCGCACCGACTGGGCGGGACGCTCGATGGACCGTACGCCGCGCAGCATCGCCGACTATGATGCAGTGATGGACCCGATCCGCAGTGCACGGCAGGCCAAGAGCGGCAAGCAGCCGGGCGACCCTGCCAGGGCCGCGCGGGCGTTGCTCACCATTGTCGAGGCGCCCAACCCGCCGGTACGGCTATTCTTGGGCGAGGACGCGCTGGCACTGGTGGAGCAGAAGCTGGATGCGATGCGCGCGGAGCTCGCCGACTGGGATGCGCTTTCCCGCTCGACCGGCTTCCCCCTCTGA